cGGGACGTCAGATGCCATCAGCTCCCAAGGGACCGTTAAAATCACCGCACTGCCAGGCAGGCCGGGGTGTCTGCAGAGGTCCCTGCCTCCTCAGCCACCTCCTGCCACCCGTCTGGGCTGCCCGTCCTGGGTACGCAACCCCCGGGAGCCTGCTGCCTGGTCCCCCGCacgcctctctctgcctcttctcttcagctctatttctctctccgtcttctctgttctttttttttctttgtctttctctctctaccgctgtttctgtctctcccatgtgcttcctcttttttcccccatcattgtctctcagtctctcttaCAGCTTCCTACTGTCTATgtctttcattccttctctctgtatctctttttttcagtcagttttttagtctctctcattttctttttctcagtttctcgtttttctttctctctgcctctttttctctgaatCTTTCACTCTCTGCCCTCTGGTTCTTTCCCCCGCTCGATGCCTTGGGGAAGGTCGGCCCTGCCCCGCTGAGAGGGTGGACGGAGCCCGCTTGGAGCAGGATCGGTAAAGAGGGTGTCCAGGCGGGAGAGGCCTGGTGTCTGTCTCCGGGGCTGGCGGGATGGAGTCCTGGCTTTGACCCGATAGCACCGTCTCACTCCAGGGTCTGGTCCGGCTTAGCCACTGTCTGGGCTGCCCAATCCACTCAGTCCACTGAGGTGGGGAGGATGGGGTGTCGGGCACCTGGACCAGAGCTGAGTCAGGAGGTCTGTGCCAAGTTCCCAGGGTTAGCATCCCCTGGGGCGGCAATGCTGGAAAACACTCAGGGTTTGGTGCCCACATGCCCACCCCCTCCAGGCAGCCAGCTCTGACTGCACGAGGTAGACACGTGACCTCTCCAGCCAGCTATGTCCCTGCTGCCCGGCACCGTTGGCCTGGCAGGCCTGCTCTTCTGGGCGGGCCAGACAGTGAATACCTTGGTGCCCGATGCTACCCTGGCACTGGCCCGGACCGAGGGCACAGCTGTGTGGCCCGTGAGCGGGCTGGGGGTGCCCCGCTACCGGCGGAAGCGCCACATCTCTGCCCGGGACATGAGTGCCTTACTGGATTATCACAACCACCTCCGGGCCAGCGTGCACCCACCTGCTGCCAACATGGAGTATATGGTGAGTGCCTGGTGCCTCTTCTGGCATATGCCAGTCAACTCAGTGTGACCTGGAAGGGCTGGACCACCGCCAGCCTGGCCCCACCAGCCAGTATCTGGGTGTCTGTCTGGGCCCTGTGGAAAGGGCAGGAATTTgtctgcccattttacagatgaggaaatgaaggtggTTGCGTAGGtcctcctgggaggcaggggcagaggactgctatttatggagcatctagGCGGGTCTCCTCTTTCCTTCAAGGTAGGAATCGTCATCTCCACTttccaaataaagaaactgagatgcagacaatgaatttgcccaaggtcaccccaTTGAGattccagcccagctctgcctgcggCTAAAGGCTGTGGTCCTAACCAACACAATATGCTGCCCAGCAGTTCTGGCTCCCCACTGGGGACCTGCAGGGGATGAGTGGCTGGAGCTCTCCGTGCCATTGTCTCTTTGCCCCGGGAGTTTGATGGACACATCGGGATGGACAGTCCTCAGCAAGCCTGTGGAGGTAGCGTTTGGAGCGGTGGGGACTGTACCTGGGGGTCTCAGACAGAGGAAAACAGGCAGCTGACTAGCGGAGGAAGCTGGGATGTCTTCCATCAAAGAAACAGGCCGGGGGTTCTCACCCCAGCCCCCCAGAAGCCAGACTGCCAGAGTGGAGGAGGGAAACTTTCTCTTCATCACAGCTCCTCCCTCAGACTATTGTCCCAAACCAGCCTGGAGAGATAGGCTCCCAGCCCACCCACAGATCCCTTTAGGGAAAGAGATTGCCGGCCGGTCCACCCCCTCCAGACAAGAGCGTGCTACTCAACAGTCTGAAAATCCTCTTGCAACAGGTCCATTTGCTTATGGACTAGCTCCTGCTCAGAGCCGGGCGCCACGCTAAGCCTCATGGACACAGCCGAGGACAGGAGGGCCGAGCTCTcctccctcatggagcttatgtttCAGTGGGGATGACAGAAAacaaacatcaacaacaaaatataGAGAATAGTGTCAGGTAGTGATAAGGTGTTGTGGGGGAGGGGCGCGGGGGGGAGGAACCGGAATGGAGGCAGTGGACGTGGGGAGGGCCTTTATTCGTCCATTGACtgactcattcattttttaacaCAGCACCTTGCACAGGGAAGGCCCTGTATTTCTCAAACAATgacacatttattaagcaccagtTGTGTGTGCAAGGCGCTCATCCCAACAGGTGTTTAATTATTGCATGTAGTATGGAACAGAGAGAGCTAGATGTCTCACCAGGGACCCCAGGGAGGGTCAGTGAGTGTGGGTCTCATGTTAGCATGGCCCTTCCCTCAGTTTTGCCCTCTGGAGCATGAAGGAAACATTCCTTGGATTCCCTAAAAGAGTGTGAGTCAGACGACCCTGGGGAGGTGTTCTGACCTCTCTTTGGGACCCCCGTTTCTTCTTCACTAGCTGGCTTCTGCCCTCGGGGCAGGAATCTGAGCAAACACGCCTTGCTCAAGAAGCCCTTTCTCTCTCATATCCCCAAGAAAGCTCTGGTTCCCTGTTTCACATTCTCACACCCACCAGGATTGTAGTGATTGTTTAAGGTCTCATTTCCCTGTTAGACCATGAGTCCTTGGTGCCTAGAAATGTTGTTCAGcatttgctgaataaacaaatgaaatgaatgagcaaatagtATCTCAGAGGGTCCCAGGAAGTCAGAGGAGAAGGGaactagtatttttttaagtgatgatTTTCAGGCTATAAAACTTGGGGCATTCATACATTGGAAAATTATGAAGCCAGTAAGAAGGATGGGGAGGGTATTCTCTGTGTACTGATGTGGAATAATCACTAAGATAACCTGTCTTGTAAGTGAAAAGAGCGGAGGTACAGAATGGAATGTCTGGCATGCTGCCACTTGTCAAAAGAAATTATGTATCTTACgtataattatttgatatttgtatttctatacatcatatataattatatataaaactacATATGTATACTTGtacaaactatatatatatgcttGTCCAAGTATAGAGTATTTCTGGAAGAGGACACAGGAAACTCAGTGATGGCTGCCTCTGGGGGCAGGGTGGCTGGAAGGACAATAGAGGACAGAAATGAGAggctttccatttttcctcttttgaacaGCTTATGTATTAAATTTGTGCATGTTTCACTATTCAAAAAaaccattttgaattaaaatttttaatgttaaaataaacgcatttaaaaaatacaacaaataaaataagacGTCAGTCATCTTCCCATCTCCCCAGGACTCAGTCATTTCTAGAGACTGCTGAGAACGCCTGGACAAATACCCTGGGACTCCACTCAGAGCAGAGAGCCCCAGGCTTGAAGTCCAGTGAGGGGGAAAGAGCACCAGACTAGGAGTCAACAAGCTGGGTACCGATCTCGGCTCTGGTGTGGACTTGCTGTTgaccttggcctctctgagcctcggtcttTTAATTTGCAGAAGAGATCTGTGGCAGGGCTCCAAGGAGATGGGGGAGTAATGGCACCATGTGTATGTGCATCTCTACACTGTTGAGACGGTGGTGGTTGTTCCCTGGGGAATTTCATGACCTTTCTTTCCCCAGGTCTGGGATGAACGCCTGGCCAGGTCTGCCGAGGCCTGGGCCACCCAGTGCATCTGGGCTCACGGGCCCTCACAGCTGATGAGATACGTGGGCCAGAACCTCTCCATCCATTCTGGCCGGTGAGCGACCCTCCATCCTCCCTTCACTCcgtcattcagtcattcaacgaGGTCACTGAGCAAATTGGCAGCAGAGTGGCTTTCCCTTCTCCCGCCCAGCatcttctgtctcctctgcctccccaggtACCGCTCGGTGGTAGACCTCGTGAAGTCTTGGTCTGCAGAGAAGCGCCATTACTTGTTTCCGGCCCCGAAAGACTGTACCCCGCGCTGCCCCTGGCGCTGCAGTGGGCCCGTCTGCTCCCACTACACCCAGGTACCCCTTTGTTGGGACTATGGACCGATGGGAGAACAAAGCCTGGTACCTTAGAATAAAAAGAATGTGGTGGAAGactaattagaaataaaacaagaggggccggcccggtggcacagcggttaagttcacacgttccgctttggcggcctggggttcgcaggttcagatcccgggtgcagacatggcaccgcttggcaagccatgctgtggtaggcgtcccacatataaagtggaggaagatgggcacggatgttagctcagggccagtcttcctcagcaaaaagaggaggattggcagatgttagctcagggctaatcttcctcaaaaaaagaaagaaagaaagaaagaaaacaagaggctCCTGTGGACTTCCCTTTACGTAATAAGCATGTTCCCGGAAGGCCGTGTGCCTGTTGAATTGAACTGACCTGGGTCTTGTTTTGAGCGTCGCAGGTGGGCTGACCAGATTGTCTGACCCCAAAATGAAGATGTGCGGTCTGACAAGTTCAAGAGTGCTTTCGAATCCAATAGGTCCAAACGTTTTctagtattttctgttttctaaggcTCCtaccatcttaaaaaaataaatgccaaaatgaGGTTataaaaaatgtagtatattttgagTGCTAATATTGAATATGCTAACACTTATACGCAAAAACACCATGCAATATAATGTTGCAAGAAATAGGCAGAAACTTCCAATTGTATGACAGATGTCTTCTTTCAGTCCTGTCGGTGTCTCTGTGATTCATTTGGAGGTAATGTCAAAATCTAAAGTTGAGACCCTCCAGGAAATGTGAGACCTAAACCAAATGTCCTTCCTGACATCCATGAGatattattacttccattttaccaaagaagaaactaaggcacagagtggttaagtgacttggtcaaagtcacacagccagtgacaTTGAGACTCTGATCCTAGGCTGTTTAACTCCAAAGTTTGTGTTTTCACTTCCAACACaatgattttcaaatgctgatcactaaggaaaaaaagagaaagaaatctgatAGGATGGTATAGAAAATATTAGCATATATCACTCATGATAAGATGAAATATTAGTTAGCAATATAgactgcctcctccaggaagacctcAGCTAATGCATCCACCCTGAACCAAGCCCAGGAGCCTCCCAGCCCCGAGGAACCTGGGCCCCACTGAGTTCTTCTCACAGCCTCCCCTGTCGGTCCTTTCTCAGATGGTGTGGGCCTCCTCCAATCGGCTGGGCTGTGCCCTCCACACGTGCGGCAGCATCAAGGTCTGGGGCCGCACTTGGCGCCACGCGGTGTACCTGGTCTGCAACTACGTCATTAAGTAAGTACGGGGCCGAGACAGAGGGGGTGCCGGGGCAGGAGGGTGGACCCTGAGGTGGAGTGGGCAGAATTCAAAGAAAAGGAGGATACACACGACACCCTACTTTCCTCCATTCTAAGTAACCTCAATACCATACAATTTGGTAGTTTTAGAGAGTTGGTTAATAATCCTTTTTCTGAAGTTTCTGATGTTTCAGAATTGATTAGGGAGATAGACAGAGGACCGAGGCAGGAGGATAGGCAGCCTCCCTGATGAAGTCAATAGTACAAAATGCAGCTTAGATCTGCCAGCCAGCAGGGCTTGCAAATATCCCACTGTTGAATCAGACCTGCACACCCACTGACAGGCAGCACTGGACGACCACAGGCCTCTTCCTACAGGTGCGGTGCCAGCCTCTCTAAGCGCAAAACGCACAGCAGCCAAGAGCACATGCTCCCCTCGGGCAGGCAGACCGCacaggaaaggcaggaaggatgGAGTGAGCCCGCTCAGCTCCTTCTCCCAGACTCTCCAATCAGCTGCGGGAAGAGAGGGCCCGAGGTCTGCATTCACGAGTCTCTTGGAAACACGGAGAAAGGGGAGTGACAGTTCCCAACCGTCGCACAGTATACAAACTTGCAGACACTACAGATTCTTATGCAAAAACAAGAACGAATTCTAAGTAAACATGATATTTAGAAAGTCAAATTTACATAATGATAACCACCTTTTACTCTCCCGTAGCCCTTGAccatttacaaaatgctttcaccTTATTACCTCATTGAAGAgacgaaagagagagagagaaggaaggcaaaaGGGAGGGCCACTGGGaaagttattttccctttttacagattaagaaattgAGGATCAGAGACGCTAAGCGATTTACTAAAAGTCGCAAAGTCAACAAGTAGCAGAGCTGTTTGAAACACGTCTTTTGTTGCCAAGTCTCCTGTTCTGTCTCCCACGCCGTCCTAATGTTCCGGAAGTCATTGGAAGACGGAACACAAAACCTCAAGCTAAGACATGTATTTATTAGCTCTTGACCTCTATTAACAAAGTGTCGTGTTGCAGCCCAACTTTATCAGGCACGGAAAAATACAACAAACCAAATTCCATTACAAGCAACGTAAAGGGC
The Equus przewalskii isolate Varuska chromosome 21, EquPr2, whole genome shotgun sequence DNA segment above includes these coding regions:
- the R3HDML gene encoding peptidase inhibitor R3HDML, producing the protein MSLLPGTVGLAGLLFWAGQTVNTLVPDATLALARTEGTAVWPVSGLGVPRYRRKRHISARDMSALLDYHNHLRASVHPPAANMEYMVWDERLARSAEAWATQCIWAHGPSQLMRYVGQNLSIHSGRYRSVVDLVKSWSAEKRHYLFPAPKDCTPRCPWRCSGPVCSHYTQMVWASSNRLGCALHTCGSIKVWGRTWRHAVYLVCNYVIKGNWIGEAPYKMGSPCSACPPNYQGSCNSNMCFSGLKSNRLQWF